One stretch of Armigeres subalbatus isolate Guangzhou_Male chromosome 2, GZ_Asu_2, whole genome shotgun sequence DNA includes these proteins:
- the LOC134209923 gene encoding probable peptidoglycan muropeptide transporter SLC46: MDEGEVNGYREDTPAVANAEENKLEKKYRYFILEPAVLLLFYAWNVSSAVFTNQIVYQACTVTFKINETLCAQLGTENETEAEIEKLERLVQPYTANILMAKSLIESIIPALCSMFIGPWSDKYGRKPVIMSTFIGSFLTYGLLAVICFLSGRYDIDPWYYILAYIPAALSGGNCALITGVFCYITDVTSEQNRAVKMGVLEAAIFLGLLLGVLSSSYILRWTNAITVFAIAAISIFLGILYIIFYIEESIQPDELANSTNKLREMFRFELVSDLIHTCFKRRPNFDRVIIWLVIAALGASIFALEGSGTVYFLFLRERFGWTVKEYSFYDATAIVVMIIGNLVGMYVMKKFLNLSESVLSAIGFCSYAIVSGIHAIAYEPWHLYLALSVGMMKGIAGPMGRAVISNTAPANDIGKIYSLTTSIESLTPLASAPIYTYVYKLTMSWFPGAFNLISAMIFFFCLCFMLLARVFQGMYQATTYTSIN; encoded by the exons ATGGATGAAGGCGAAGTAAATGGATATCGTGAAGATACGCCCGCAGTTGCCAACGCGGAAGAGAACAAGTTGGAGAagaaatatcgatattttatcTTGGAGCCAGCTGTTCTGTTACTATTCTACGCGTGGAATGTGTCAT CGGCCGTCTTCACGAACCAGATCGTGTACCAAGCATGCACGGTCACCTTCAAAATCAACGAAACTTTGTGCGCTCAGCTCGGAACAGAAAACGAAACCGAAGCCGAAATCGAAAAACTCGAGCGACTGGTTCAACCGTACACCGCCAACATCTTGATGGCCAAATCTTTGATCGAGTCCATCATTCCGGCACTATGCAGTATGTTCATCGGTCCGTGGTCGGACAAATATGGTCGAAAGCCGGTCATCATGTCCACGTTCATTGGTTCGTTCCTCACCTACGGTCTGTTGGCGGTGATATGCTTTCTGTCCGGTCGATACGACATTGACCCGTGGTACTACATCTTGGCGTACATCCCAGCGGCCCTGTCCGGTGGAAACTGTGCTCTCATCACGGGGGTGTTCTGCTACATTACCGACGTGACTAGTGAGCAGAATCGAGCAGTCAA AATGGGAGTCTTGGAGGCAGCAATATTTTTGGGACTCCTGTTAGGAGTTCTGAGCAGTAGTTACATACTGCGCTGGACGAACGCCATAACGGTGTTTGCAATTGCAGCGATATCCATTTTCTTAGGTATTCTGTACATCATATTCTACATCGAAGAGAGTATACAACCCGACGAGCTGGCCAACTCAACGAACAAATTGCGGGAGATGTTCCGTTTCGAATTGGTTTCCGATCTGATCCATACCTGTTTCAAACGAAGGCCTAACTTCGATCGCGTGATCATCTGGTTGGTAATTGCTGCTCTTGGGGCAAGCATTTTTGCACTAG AGGGCTCCGGAACggtgtatttcttatttctacgAGAACGATTCGGATGGACTGTGAAGGAATATTCGTTCTACGATGCCACCGCCATAGTGGTCATGATCATAGGCAATCTGGTTGGTATGTacgttatgaagaaatttctcaaCTTGTCGGAGAGTGTTCTATCGGCAATAGGGTtctgctcatatgccatcgtcAGCGGAATTCATGCGATAGCCTACGAACCTTGGCATCTTTATCTAG CGCTAAGCGTGGGAATGATGAAGGGTATCGCCGGTCCGATGGGACGTGCAGTGATCTCCAACACGGCCCCAGCAAACGACATCGGTAAAATCTACTCGCTAACGACGTCGATCGAGTCACTAACCCCTTTGGCGTCGGCACCGATCTACACCTACGTCTACAAGCTGACAATGTCCTGGTTCCCGGGAGCGTTTAATCTCATTAGTGCAATGATATTCTTCTTCTGTTTGTGTTTCATGCT TTTGGCCAGAGTGTTCCAGGGGATGTACCAAGCGACAACCTACACCTCAATAAACTAA
- the LOC134209924 gene encoding uncharacterized protein LOC134209924, whose translation MGVKRENTLVIDFSVLPKRPEPSAVHKFMCSELKLNNDDIVNVQFHNLRNCVYVEMVDIDTARGYQNTNHLQHHVRCGENAYKIPVYVEDGATNVRVHDLPPRTSHSVIAEHLRQYGTVLSITREVWKYYFPGLYNGVRVVRMQLTKPIPSHVIINGDVTLVTYQNHPRPKKVRLQQSENGQQHTYTTNPMEAVEPNGTFILDAASFPSLEEIPMKTNVSQQKQTVEEGNDKSKQYSQAGGNNSEPDSIDEETVTIQTANKRRLSSERKENSPKRTTQKQSIRNPRSEDTMDESEKESDDPASYSPVLTRSKRKNQ comes from the coding sequence ATGGGTGTCAAACGGGAGAACACATTAGTAATAGATTTCAGTGTTCTACCCAAACGCCCGGAACCATCGGCCGTGCATAAGTTTATGTGCAGTGAACTGAAATTGAACAACGATGACATCGTGAATGTTCAGTTTCACAATCTTCGAAACTGTGTATACGTCGAGATGGTGGATATAGACACTGCCCGAGGATACCAAAATACTAATCATCTACAACACCACGTGCGGTGTGGCGAAAATGCATACAAAATCCCAGTGTATGTAGAGGATGGCGCGACTAACGTGCGCGTTCATGATCTTCCACCTAGGACTTCACACTCTGTTATAGCAGAACACTTGCGACAGTACGGCACCGTTCTTTCCATCACTAGAGAAGTGTGGAAATATTATTTCCCTGGACTTTACAATGGAGTTCGTGTAGTGAGAATGCAACTCACAAAACCGATTCCTTCACATGTGATTATTAATGGTGACGTCACTTTGGTCACTTACCAAAACCATCCACGGCCAAAGAAGGTACGTCTGCAGCAAAGCGAAAACGGCCAACAACACACATACACCACAAATCCGATGGAAGCTGTGGAACCGAATGGTACATTCATACTGGATGCTGCCAGCTTCCCTTCGCTGGAAGAAATACCTATGAAGACCAATGTATCACAACAAAAGCAGACGGTGGAAGAAGGAAACGATAAATCCAAGCAGTACTCTCAAGCTGGAGGAAACAATAGCGAACCAGATTCAATAGACGAAGAGACTGTAACAATTCAGACTGCGAACAAGCGACGGCTGTCATCGGAAAGGAAAGAGAATAGTCCAAAACGAACCACTCAAAAACAGAGTATCCGGAATCCAAGATCGGAGGACACCATGGATGAAAGTGAGAAAGAATCAGATGATCCTGCTTCGTACTCACCAGTATTAACGAGAAGCAAAAgaaaaaaccaataa